A genomic stretch from Mycobacterium paraterrae includes:
- a CDS encoding Rne/Rng family ribonuclease: MIDGGPFSEVPEASSQGEELPERLRVHSLARVLGTTSRKVLDALTELDGRVRSAHSTVERVDAVRVRDLLANAPAPVGATVVAADANAEAEEPESRLLLETPPVERPEYMPLFVAPQPVARVEVPEKSDESTASDDDDDDDDDFDGDAESDDDQADRPANRRRRRGRRGRGRGRGEQNGSENGSGDGPKSDKAADDDAESDDDSDDDTDDSDSTDDDNGAGDGATKRRRRRRRRKSGSGDDAEADTPSPDDPPNTVVHERAPRAKNKPDSSNNEIQGIDGSTRLEAKRQRRRDGRDAGRRRPPVLTEAEFLARREAVERVMVVRDKVRTEPPHPGSRYTQIAVLEDGIVVEHFVTSAASASLVGNIYLGIVQNVLPSMEAAFVDIGRGRNGVLYAGEVNWEAAGLGGSNRKIEQALKPGDYVVVQVSKDPVGHKGARLTTQVSLAGRYLVYVPGASSTGISRKLPDTERQRLKEILKEVVPSDAGVIIRTASEGVKEEDIRADVTRLQERWNEIAARATETKEKAAGAAVALYEEPDVLVKVIRDLFNEDFAKLVVSGEDAWKTINDYVSSVAPELVSKLNKYEPPSDEGPDVFAVHRIDEQLAKAMDRKVWLPSGGTLVIDRTEAMTIVDVNTGKFTGSGGNLEQTVTKNNLEAAEETVRQLRLRDIGGIVVIDFIDMVLESNRDLVLRRLTEALARDRTRHQVSEVTSLGLVQLTRKRLGTGLIEAFSTTCPHCSGRGIMLHADPVDSAPAIGRKSESGSRRGRRSKKGKTEEQVVATVPAHAPGEHPMFKAMAAANGGHHDDESEHTEDAEHATDEDRADSEADEQLRKQGPQESAEDDLDDDFDDETDDGDDDEDDTDQVDLDDDDDDLDEDDDLDDEDDADDDEDDDLDDEDDADDEDEDQEVAEVPARPRRRRAAARPAGPPTH; this comes from the coding sequence GTGATAGACGGTGGCCCATTCTCAGAAGTTCCCGAAGCGTCGTCGCAGGGCGAGGAGCTGCCAGAACGGTTGAGGGTCCACTCCCTGGCCCGAGTGCTGGGAACGACCAGCCGCAAGGTGCTCGACGCACTCACCGAACTCGACGGGCGGGTCCGCAGCGCTCATTCCACCGTGGAACGAGTCGACGCGGTCCGCGTCCGCGACCTGCTGGCCAACGCGCCGGCGCCGGTCGGCGCGACCGTGGTGGCGGCGGATGCCAACGCCGAGGCGGAGGAACCAGAGTCGCGACTGCTGCTGGAGACCCCGCCGGTAGAGCGGCCCGAATACATGCCGTTGTTCGTGGCGCCGCAGCCCGTCGCGCGGGTTGAGGTTCCGGAGAAGTCCGACGAGTCCACCGCCTCGGACGACGACGACGATGACGACGACGACTTCGACGGCGATGCTGAAAGCGACGACGACCAGGCCGACCGTCCAGCCAATCGCCGCCGCCGTCGGGGGCGCCGTGGGCGAGGTCGTGGCCGTGGAGAGCAGAACGGCTCTGAGAACGGCTCCGGCGACGGGCCCAAATCCGACAAGGCGGCCGACGACGACGCCGAGTCCGATGACGACTCTGACGACGACACCGACGACTCCGACTCCACCGACGACGACAACGGTGCAGGTGACGGGGCCACCAAGCGTCGTCGACGCCGCCGTCGGCGCAAGTCCGGCTCCGGCGACGACGCTGAAGCCGACACGCCGTCGCCAGACGACCCGCCGAACACGGTCGTGCACGAGCGGGCTCCGCGTGCCAAGAACAAGCCTGACTCCAGCAACAACGAGATTCAGGGTATCGACGGTTCCACCCGTCTCGAAGCCAAGCGTCAGCGCCGCCGCGACGGCCGCGACGCCGGACGCCGCCGCCCGCCGGTCCTGACCGAAGCCGAGTTCCTGGCCCGCCGCGAGGCTGTCGAGCGGGTCATGGTCGTCCGCGACAAGGTCCGCACCGAGCCGCCGCACCCCGGCAGCCGCTACACCCAGATCGCCGTGCTCGAAGACGGCATCGTCGTCGAACACTTCGTCACCTCGGCGGCATCGGCGTCGCTGGTCGGCAACATCTATCTGGGCATCGTGCAGAACGTGCTGCCTTCGATGGAGGCGGCGTTCGTCGACATCGGCCGCGGCCGCAACGGCGTGCTCTACGCCGGCGAGGTGAACTGGGAGGCCGCGGGCCTGGGCGGGTCCAACCGCAAAATCGAGCAGGCGCTCAAGCCCGGCGACTACGTGGTCGTTCAGGTCAGCAAGGACCCGGTGGGCCATAAGGGGGCCCGGCTGACCACGCAGGTGTCGCTGGCCGGTCGCTACCTGGTCTACGTGCCCGGCGCTTCGTCCACCGGCATCAGCCGCAAGCTGCCTGACACCGAGCGCCAGCGGCTCAAGGAGATCCTCAAAGAGGTCGTCCCGTCCGACGCGGGGGTGATCATCCGGACCGCGTCCGAGGGTGTCAAAGAAGAGGACATCCGCGCCGACGTCACTCGACTGCAGGAACGCTGGAACGAGATCGCCGCGCGAGCGACCGAGACCAAGGAGAAGGCGGCCGGCGCCGCGGTGGCGCTCTACGAAGAGCCCGACGTGTTGGTCAAGGTCATCCGCGACTTGTTCAACGAGGACTTCGCCAAGCTCGTGGTGTCCGGCGAGGACGCCTGGAAGACCATCAACGACTATGTGAGTTCGGTTGCGCCCGAACTGGTTTCGAAGCTGAACAAATACGAGCCGCCCAGCGATGAGGGGCCCGACGTGTTCGCCGTGCACCGCATCGACGAGCAGCTCGCCAAGGCGATGGACCGCAAGGTGTGGCTGCCCTCCGGGGGCACGCTGGTGATCGACCGGACCGAGGCGATGACCATCGTCGACGTCAACACCGGCAAGTTCACCGGCTCCGGGGGCAACCTCGAGCAGACCGTCACCAAGAACAACCTCGAGGCGGCCGAGGAGACGGTCCGTCAGCTGCGGTTGCGCGACATCGGCGGGATCGTCGTCATCGACTTCATCGACATGGTCCTCGAATCCAACCGCGACCTGGTGTTGCGGCGGCTGACCGAAGCGCTGGCCCGCGATCGGACCCGGCACCAGGTCTCGGAGGTGACCTCGCTGGGTTTGGTCCAGCTCACCCGTAAGCGGCTGGGCACCGGCCTGATCGAGGCCTTCTCCACGACCTGCCCGCACTGCAGCGGCCGGGGCATCATGCTGCATGCCGACCCCGTCGACTCGGCGCCGGCCATTGGGCGCAAGTCCGAGTCCGGCAGCCGCCGGGGTCGACGGTCCAAGAAAGGCAAGACCGAGGAGCAGGTCGTCGCCACCGTGCCCGCCCATGCGCCCGGCGAGCACCCGATGTTCAAGGCGATGGCCGCAGCCAACGGCGGCCACCATGACGACGAGTCGGAGCACACCGAGGACGCGGAGCACGCAACCGACGAGGACCGGGCCGATTCCGAAGCCGACGAGCAGTTGCGTAAGCAGGGCCCGCAGGAGAGCGCCGAAGACGACCTGGACGACGACTTCGACGACGAAACCGACGACGGTGACGACGACGAAGACGACACCGACCAAGTGGATCTCGACGACGATGACGACGACCTCGACGAGGACGACGACCTCGATGACGAGGACGACGCCGATGACGACGAGGACGACGACCTCGACGACGAGGACGACGCCGATGACGAGGACGAGGACCAGGAGGTCGCTGAGGTTCCGGCGCGGCCTCGTCGGCGCCGAGCAGCAGCCCGACCCGCAGGTCCACCGACGCACTGA
- the proB gene encoding glutamate 5-kinase: MNSPAREAVRTARSVVVKIGTTALTTPTGMFDGSRLAGLVDAIEARMKAGSDVVIVSSGAIAAGIEPLGLSRRPTDLATKQAAASVGQVALVNAWSAAFARYQRSVGQVLLTAHDISMRVQHNNAQRTLDRLRALHAVAIVNENDTVATNEIRFGDNDRLSALVAHLVGADALFLLSDIDGLYDSDPRKSAESRLIPEVSGPNDLEGVIAGQGSHLGTGGMASKLSSALLAADAGVPVLLAAAAHAEAALVDASVGTVFAARPNRMSARRFWVRYAAESAGALTLDQGAVSAVVGQRRSLLPAGITALAGRFHGGDVVDLNGPDDTLVARGVVAYDAAELTAMIGRSTSDLPVELRRPAVHADDLVAV; encoded by the coding sequence ATGAATAGCCCTGCCCGCGAAGCGGTCCGCACCGCGCGCAGCGTCGTCGTCAAGATCGGCACCACCGCGCTGACCACTCCGACCGGCATGTTCGACGGCAGCCGGCTGGCCGGCCTCGTCGATGCGATCGAGGCCCGGATGAAGGCCGGTTCCGACGTGGTGATCGTGTCGTCGGGTGCCATCGCCGCTGGCATCGAACCGTTGGGCTTGTCGAGGCGGCCTACCGACCTTGCCACCAAGCAGGCTGCCGCCAGCGTCGGGCAGGTCGCCCTGGTCAATGCGTGGAGCGCCGCGTTTGCCCGCTACCAGCGCAGCGTCGGCCAGGTTCTGTTGACCGCGCACGACATCTCGATGCGGGTGCAGCACAACAACGCTCAGCGCACCCTCGACCGACTGCGCGCACTGCACGCCGTTGCGATCGTCAACGAAAACGACACGGTGGCCACCAACGAGATCCGGTTCGGCGACAACGACCGGCTCTCGGCGCTGGTCGCGCACCTGGTCGGCGCCGATGCGCTTTTCCTGCTGAGCGACATCGACGGCCTCTACGACTCCGATCCACGCAAATCTGCCGAAAGCCGTTTGATTCCCGAGGTTTCCGGGCCGAACGATCTGGAGGGTGTGATCGCCGGACAGGGCAGCCACCTGGGCACCGGCGGCATGGCGTCCAAGCTGTCGTCGGCGCTGCTGGCGGCCGATGCCGGGGTTCCGGTGCTCCTGGCCGCCGCGGCTCACGCCGAGGCGGCGCTGGTCGACGCCTCAGTGGGCACGGTGTTCGCCGCGCGGCCCAACCGAATGTCGGCGCGCCGCTTCTGGGTTCGTTACGCCGCGGAGTCCGCGGGTGCGCTGACCCTCGACCAAGGCGCGGTGAGCGCCGTTGTGGGCCAACGCCGTTCGTTGCTGCCAGCGGGCATCACCGCGCTGGCCGGTCGCTTTCACGGTGGCGACGTGGTCGACTTGAACGGACCCGACGACACGCTGGTGGCCCGCGGCGTCGTCGCCTATGACGCCGCAGAGTTGACCGCGATGATCGGTCGATCGACATCGGACTTGCCCGTCGAGCTTCGTCGGCCCGCGGTGCACGCCGACGACCTGGTCGCCGTCTAA
- the obgE gene encoding GTPase ObgE, which yields MAPRFVDRVVIHARAGSGGNGCASVHREKFKPLGGPDGGNGGRGGSVVLVVDPQVHTLLDFHFHPHVVAASGKQGMGGHRAGAAAPDLEIKVPDGTVVVDEHGRMLADLVGAGTRFEAAAGGRGGLGNAALASRARKAPGFALLGEKGEERDFTLELKTVADVGLVGFPSAGKSSLVSTISAAKPKIADYPFTTLAPNLGVVSAGERTFTVADVPGLIPGASQGRGLGLDFLRHIERCAVLVHVVDCATAEPGRDPISDIDALEAELAAYTPTLQGDSTLGDLIERPRAVVLNKVDVPEAREMAEFVRDEIAARGWPVFIVSTVAREGLQPLIFGLADMVADYQAAQPEVVPRRPVIRPVPVDESGFSVESDGHGGFVVRGRRPERWISQTNFDNDEAVGYLGDRLARLGVEDELVRLGARPGCAVTIGDMTFDWEPQTPAGVDTLMTRRGTDTRLDTSERVGAEERKAARRQRREQHGGDE from the coding sequence ATGGCTCCTCGATTCGTCGACCGCGTGGTCATCCACGCCCGGGCCGGGTCCGGGGGGAACGGCTGCGCCTCGGTTCATCGCGAGAAATTCAAGCCGCTCGGCGGTCCCGACGGCGGTAACGGTGGTCGCGGCGGCAGCGTCGTGCTGGTCGTCGACCCGCAGGTGCACACGTTGCTCGACTTCCATTTCCACCCCCACGTCGTGGCCGCATCCGGCAAGCAGGGCATGGGCGGACACCGCGCCGGCGCGGCCGCTCCCGACCTCGAGATCAAAGTCCCCGACGGCACCGTCGTCGTCGACGAACACGGCCGGATGCTCGCCGACCTGGTCGGCGCCGGCACCCGCTTCGAGGCGGCCGCCGGCGGTCGCGGCGGACTGGGTAACGCCGCGCTGGCGTCACGCGCCCGCAAGGCACCGGGATTCGCACTGCTCGGCGAAAAGGGTGAAGAACGCGACTTCACACTCGAGCTGAAGACCGTGGCCGACGTCGGACTGGTCGGATTTCCCTCGGCCGGCAAATCCTCCCTGGTGTCGACAATCTCGGCGGCCAAGCCGAAAATCGCCGACTATCCCTTCACCACACTGGCCCCCAACCTCGGAGTGGTATCGGCGGGGGAGCGGACCTTCACCGTCGCCGACGTGCCGGGCCTGATCCCGGGCGCGTCGCAGGGCCGCGGCCTCGGTCTGGACTTCCTGCGCCACATCGAGCGCTGCGCGGTGCTGGTCCACGTGGTGGACTGTGCGACCGCCGAACCCGGTCGCGACCCGATCTCCGACATCGACGCGCTCGAAGCCGAGTTGGCCGCTTACACGCCCACGCTGCAAGGGGATTCGACGCTGGGCGACCTGATCGAGCGTCCCCGTGCGGTGGTGCTCAACAAGGTCGACGTGCCCGAGGCCCGCGAGATGGCCGAGTTCGTCCGCGACGAGATCGCCGCGCGCGGCTGGCCGGTGTTCATCGTGTCGACGGTTGCCCGAGAAGGGTTGCAGCCGTTGATCTTCGGGCTAGCCGACATGGTTGCCGACTACCAGGCCGCCCAGCCCGAGGTCGTGCCACGACGCCCGGTGATCCGCCCGGTGCCCGTCGACGAGTCGGGCTTCAGTGTGGAATCCGACGGCCACGGCGGCTTCGTGGTCCGCGGCCGCCGGCCCGAACGCTGGATCTCGCAGACCAACTTCGACAACGACGAAGCGGTGGGCTATCTGGGTGACCGGTTGGCGCGGTTGGGTGTCGAGGACGAGCTGGTGCGGCTGGGCGCCCGGCCCGGCTGCGCGGTCACTATCGGTGACATGACGTTCGACTGGGAGCCGCAGACGCCTGCCGGTGTCGACACCCTGATGACCAGGCGCGGCACCGACACGCGACTGGACACCAGCGAGCGCGTGGGCGCCGAGGAGCGCAAGGCGGCCAGGCGTCAGCGGCGTGAACAACACGGCGGCGATGAATAG
- the ndk gene encoding nucleoside-diphosphate kinase, whose product MSERTLLLIKPDGVERRLVGEILGRVERKGLTIAALELRTVSEELAKRHYAEHDGKPFFGSLVEFITSSPLVAAIIEGPRAIVAIRQLAGGTDPVEKALPGTIRGDFGLETQYNLVHGSDSPESAEREIALWFDKA is encoded by the coding sequence ATGAGCGAGCGGACCCTGCTGTTGATCAAGCCCGATGGTGTCGAACGTCGCCTGGTCGGCGAGATCCTCGGCCGTGTCGAGCGCAAGGGCTTGACCATTGCAGCGCTGGAATTGCGGACCGTCAGCGAGGAGCTGGCCAAACGCCACTACGCCGAGCACGACGGCAAGCCGTTCTTCGGCTCGCTGGTCGAGTTCATCACCTCATCGCCGCTGGTAGCGGCGATCATCGAAGGTCCGCGGGCAATTGTCGCGATCCGGCAGCTGGCGGGCGGGACCGATCCGGTCGAGAAGGCCCTGCCCGGCACCATCCGCGGCGATTTCGGGCTCGAAACGCAGTACAACCTGGTGCACGGCTCCGATTCGCCGGAGTCAGCAGAGCGTGAAATCGCGCTCTGGTTCGATAAGGCTTAG
- the rpmA gene encoding 50S ribosomal protein L27 has translation MAHKKGASSSRNGRDSAAQRLGVKRFGGQLVKAGEILVRQRGTHFHPGVNVGRGGDDTLFAKAAGAVEFGVKRGRKTVNIVSAAASE, from the coding sequence ATGGCACACAAAAAGGGCGCTTCCAGCTCACGTAACGGTCGCGACTCGGCAGCGCAGCGGCTGGGCGTGAAGCGATTCGGTGGCCAGCTGGTCAAAGCCGGCGAGATCCTCGTCCGCCAGCGCGGCACGCACTTCCACCCCGGCGTCAACGTCGGTCGCGGTGGCGACGACACGTTGTTCGCCAAGGCTGCCGGCGCCGTCGAATTCGGTGTCAAGCGCGGACGCAAGACGGTCAACATCGTCTCGGCCGCCGCTTCGGAGTAG
- the rplU gene encoding 50S ribosomal protein L21 — protein sequence MASYAIVKTGGKQYKVAVGDVVKVEKLDSEPGAKVSLPVALVVDGANVTSDAAALAKVAVTGEVLEHTKGPKIRIHKFKNKTGYHKRQGHRQQLTVLKVTGIK from the coding sequence ATGGCGAGCTACGCAATCGTCAAGACCGGCGGTAAGCAGTACAAAGTTGCCGTAGGTGACGTCGTCAAGGTCGAGAAGCTCGACTCCGAGCCCGGCGCGAAGGTGTCGCTGCCGGTTGCGCTGGTCGTCGACGGCGCCAACGTCACCTCCGACGCGGCCGCGCTGGCCAAGGTCGCGGTCACCGGCGAGGTGCTCGAGCACACCAAGGGCCCGAAGATCCGCATCCACAAGTTCAAGAACAAGACCGGCTACCACAAGCGTCAGGGCCACCGTCAGCAGCTGACGGTCCTGAAGGTCACCGGAATCAAGTAG